One Anser cygnoides isolate HZ-2024a breed goose chromosome 4, Taihu_goose_T2T_genome, whole genome shotgun sequence genomic region harbors:
- the LOC106043980 gene encoding sulfotransferase 1B1, whose protein sequence is MATTETYMRQPWSTVHGIPMVYAFTQNWEQVDKFQSRPDDIVVVTFPKSGTTWVSEIVDMILQGGDPEKCKRDFIANRVPMLEFAAPGQMLAGTEQLEGMPSPRIIKTHIPADILPKSFWEKGCKMIYVGRNAKDVAVSYYHFDLMNNLHPHPGTWDQYLEEFMAGRVAYGSWFDHVRGYWERRREHPILYLFYEDMKEDPRREITKVAQFLGRELSEAALETVTHHTSFESMRDNLSTNYRAVPSDLLDQGVSPFMRKGITGDWKNHFTVAQSARFDQLYAQKMAGTDLHFRTHI, encoded by the exons ATGGCCACAACAGAGACCTACATGCGCCAGCCCTGGAGCACGGTGCACGGCATCCCTATGGTCTACGCCTTCACCCAAAACTGGGAGCAGGTGGACAAATTCCAGAGCCGCCCTGACGACATCGTGGTGGTCACCTTCCCCAAATCTG GCACCACCTGGGTCAGCGAGATCGTGGACATGATCCTGCAAGGCGGCGACCCCGAAAAATGCAAGCGGGATTTCATCGCCAACCGGGTGCCCATGCTGGAGTTTGCTGCCCCCGGGCAGATGCTGGCAG GCACGGAGCAGCTGGAGGGCATGCCATCCCCTCGCATTATCAAGACCCACATCCCAGCTGATATCTTACCCAAATCCTTCTGGGAGAAGGGCTGCAAG ATGATCTACGTGGGGCGTAACGCCAAGGATGTGGCCGTCTCCTACTACCACTTTGACCTGATGAACAACCTGCACCCTCACCCAGGGACATGGGACCAGTACCTGGAGGAGTTCATGGCAGGCAGAG TGGCCTATGGCTCCTGGTTCGACCACGTGAGGGGCTACTGGGAGCGCCGGAGGGAGCACCCCATCCTCTACCTCTTCTACGAGGACATGAAGGAG GACCCCCGCCGGGAGATCACCAAGGTGGCCCAGTTCCTGGGGCGGGAGCTGTCGGAGGCGGCACTGGAGACTGTCACCCACCACACGTCCTTCGAGTCCATGCGGGACAACCTCAGCACCAACTACCGGGCTGTGCCCTCCGACCTCCTGGACCAGGGCGTCTCCCCCTTCATGCGCAAAG GCATCACCGGCGACTGGAAGAACCACTTCACCGTGGCCCAGAGCGCGCGCTTTGACCAGCTCTACGCGCAGAAAATGGCAGGCACCGACCTACACTTCCGCACGCACATCTGA
- the LOC106043979 gene encoding UDP-glucuronosyltransferase 2A2 isoform X2: MAAKASSSTKCLQLLVFQVALVGPVCCGNVLVWPTEGSHWLNVQTVIRELIRRGHSVTVLVSNASLFIQPKAEATEKFEVFNVPFKKDTIENLIEEIVALWLNNRPTTLTFWQFYKELGKLSKSWHQLNRQMCDAVLTNQELMAHLRGSGYDLLLSDPVTLCGDLVALKLAVPFVYSLRFSPASTVERHCGKIPAPPSYTPAALSELTDRMSFSERIKNIVSYHLQDYVFQSYWGEWDVYYSKILDNSHWLNVEYILKELVARGHEVTVLLPSCFLILNATQHSPFHFEVVEVPISKKEMAAIMDESFYFWFYEERELPVWESVYKIVQLLRKLEIVTKTICDGVLRNKVLMERLRASAFDVLVADPLVPSGELFAEMLGIPFVYTIRFSIGNTVERLCGGLPAPPSYVPAILSRLTDKMSFMERLKNIGSYALQDFMYHYLFWGTWDQYYSDVLGRPTTLCETMGKAEIWLIRTYWDFEFPRPFLPNFEFVGGLHCQPAKPLPKEMEEFVQSSGEHGIVVFSLGSMVYNLTDEKSNVIARALSQLPQKVLWRYKGKKPEALGSNTRTYDWIPQNDLLGHPLTKAFITHGGTNGIYEAIYHGIPLVGIPMFADQHDNIAHMRAKGAAVELDFGTLKTEDLVDAVNAVINNSSYKENALRLSKIHHDQPTKPLDRAVFWIEFVMRHKGAKHLRPAAHHLTWYQYHCLDVLAFLFTCAAIAVFILVKCCLFCCRKRGRIAKRKKE; encoded by the exons ATGGCCGCAAAAGCCAGTAGCTCCACGAAGTGCCTCCAGCTGCTTGTTTTCCAGGTTGCTCTTGTAGGGCCTGTCTGCTGTGGGAACGTGCTGGTCTGGCCAACGGAAGGCAGCCACTGGTTAAACGTGCAGACAGTCATACGGGAGCTCATCCGTCGTGGGCACAGCGTCACCGTCCTGGTGTCCAACGCCTCCCTCTTCATTCAACCCAAGGCTGAGGCCACAGAGAAGTTTGAGGTCTTTAACGTGCCCTTCAAGAAAGACACCATAGAGAACCTGATCGAGGAGATCGTGGCACTGTGGCTGAACAACAGGCCAACAACCCTGACCTTCTGGCAGTTTTACAAGGAGCTGGGAAAACTGTCCAAAAGCTGGCACCAGCTCAACAGGCAGATGTGCGATGCGGTGCTGACCAACCAGGAGCTGATGGCCCACCTGCGGGGGTCTGGCTATGACCTGCTGCTCTCAGACCCAGTGACCCTTTGCGGGGACCTTGTGGCTCTCAAGCTGGCGGTCCCCTTCGTGTACTCGCTGCGCTTCTCCCCAGCTTCCACCGTGGAGAGGCACTGCGGCAAGATCCCAGCCCCGCCGTCCTACACACCCGCAGCCCTGTCTGAGCTCACTGACCGCATGTCCTTCAGcgagagaataaaaaatatcgTGTCTTATCACTTGCAGGACTATGTTTTCCAGAGCTACTGGGGAGAATGGGACGTCTACTACAGCAAGATCTTA GACAACAGCCACTGGCTCAACGTGGAGTACATCCTCAAGGAGCTCGTGGCCCGGGGCCACGAGGTGACCGTGCTGCTGCCTTCATGCTTCCTCATCCTCAACGCCACCCAGCACTCACCCTTCCACTTTGAGGTGGTCGAGGTGCCAATCAGCAAAAAGGAGATGGCTGCCATAATGGACGAATCTTTCTATTTTTGGTTTTACGAGGAGAGAGAGTTACCTGTCTGGGAAAGCGTTTACAAGATAGTTCAACTGCTGCGCAAGCTAGAGATTGTAACCAAAACCATCTGCGATGGAGTCCTGAGGAACAAGGTGCTGATGGAAAGGCTGAGGGCATCTGCCTTCGATGTTCTCGTTGCAGATCCACTGGTGCCCAGCGGGGAGCTCTTTGCAGAGATGCTGGGTATCCCTTTTGTGTACACCATCCGGTTCTCCATAGGCAATACGGTGGAGAGACTCTGcggagggctcccagcacctcctTCCTATGTGCCAGCCATCCTAAGCCGCCTAACAGACAAGATGTCCTTCATGGAGAGGCTAAAAAACATCGGCTCCTATGCTCTGCAGGATTTCATGTATCACTACCTTTTCTGGGGAACCTGGGATCAATACTACAGTGATGTTTTAG GAAGGCCCACAACTCTGTGTGAGACGATGGGGAAAGCAGAGATATGGTTAATCAGAACGTACTGGGATTTTGAATTTCCACGCCCTTTCCTGCCCAACTTTGAGTTCGTTGGAGGACTTCATTGCCAGCCTGCAAAGCCGTTGCCAAAG GAAATGGAAGAATTTGTTCAGAGCTCAGGAGAACATGGCATTGTGGTATTTTCTCTCGGATCAATGGTCTACAACCTGACTGATGAAAAAAGTAATGTGATTGCCAGAGCGCTCAGCCAGCTTCCACAAAAG GTCCTTTGGAGgtacaaaggaaagaaaccagaaGCTCTGGGCTCCAACACCAGGACTTACGACTGGATACCCCAAAATGACCTGCTTG GCCATCCCTTGACGAAAGCCTTCATTACTCATGGTGGCACCAATGGGATCTATGAAGCTATCTACCATGGGATCCCGTTGGTTGGGATTCCCATGTTTGCTGACCAACATGACAACATTGCTCACATGAGGGCAAAGGGAGCTGCAGTTGAGCTGGATTTCGGCACACTGAAGACAGAGGACCTAGTTGATGCAGTGAATGCAGTCATTAACAATTCCTC ctacAAGGAAAATGCTTTAAGATTATCCAAGATACACCACGACCAGCCAACTAAGCCTCTGGACAGAGCTGTCTTCTGGATTGAATTTGTCATGCGTCACAAAGGAGCAAAGCACTTGAGACCAGCCGCTCACCATCTCACCTGGTACCAGTACCACTGCCTGGATGTTCTGGCATTCTTGTTCACCTGTGCAGCCATTGCTGTCTTCATTCTTGTGAAGTGCTGCCTATTTTGCTGTAGGAAACGTGGTAGaattgcaaaaagaaagaaagaatag
- the LOC106043979 gene encoding UDP-glucuronosyltransferase 2A2 isoform X3, with translation MAAKASSSTKCLQLLVFQVALVGPVCCGNVLVWPTEGSHWLNVQTVIRELIRRGHSVTVLVSNASLFIQPKAEATEKFEVFNVPFKKDTIENLIEEIVALWLNNRPTTLTFWQFYKEMIELIGSFSDMSKQTCDTLVTNPQLIAKLQQAKFDVLIADPLSVGGELVAQILEIPFVYTFRFSDGNVAERLCGGLPSPPSYVPASTVGMTDQMSFVERLRNFLFYLYTDLFFFKFWQDEWDGYYSNVLGRPTTLCETMGKAEIWLIRTYWDFEFPRPFLPNFEFVGGLHCQPAKPLPKEMEEFVQSSGEHGIVVFSLGSMVYNLTDEKSNVIARALSQLPQKVLWRYKGKKPEALGSNTRTYDWIPQNDLLGHPLTKAFITHGGTNGIYEAIYHGIPLVGIPMFADQHDNIAHMRAKGAAVELDFGTLKTEDLVDAVNAVINNSSYKENALRLSKIHHDQPTKPLDRAVFWIEFVMRHKGAKHLRPAAHHLTWYQYHCLDVLAFLFTCAAIAVFILVKCCLFCCRKRGRIAKRKKE, from the exons ATGGCCGCAAAAGCCAGTAGCTCCACGAAGTGCCTCCAGCTGCTTGTTTTCCAGGTTGCTCTTGTAGGGCCTGTCTGCTGTGGGAACGTGCTGGTCTGGCCAACGGAAGGCAGCCACTGGTTAAACGTGCAGACAGTCATACGGGAGCTCATCCGTCGTGGGCACAGCGTCACCGTCCTGGTGTCCAACGCCTCCCTCTTCATTCAACCCAAGGCTGAGGCCACAGAGAAGTTTGAGGTCTTTAACGTGCCCTTCAAGAAAGACACCATAGAGAACCTGATCGAGGAGATCGTGGCACTGTGGCTGAACAACAGGCCAACAACCCTGACCTTCTGGCAGTTTTACAAGGA GATGATAGAGCTCATAGGCTCCTTTTCTGACATGTCAAAGCAGACCTGTGACACTTTGGTGACGAACCCTCAGCTGATTGCAAAGCTGCAGCAGGCCAAGTTTGATGTTCTGATCGCTGACCCTCTATCTGTAGGTGGGGAGCTTGTAGCACAAATACTGGAAATCCCTTTTGTCTACACCTTCCGCTTCTCTGACGGGAACGTGGCAGAGAGGCTGTGTGGTGGGCTCCCATCCCCACCTTCTTATGTGCCTGCTAGCACAGTGGGGATGACGGACCAGATGTCCTTTGTGGAGAGACTGCGGAACTTCCTCTTTTATCTTTACacggatttatttttcttcaagttttggCAAGATGAATGGGATGGGTACTACAGTAATGTCTTAG GAAGGCCCACAACTCTGTGTGAGACGATGGGGAAAGCAGAGATATGGTTAATCAGAACGTACTGGGATTTTGAATTTCCACGCCCTTTCCTGCCCAACTTTGAGTTCGTTGGAGGACTTCATTGCCAGCCTGCAAAGCCGTTGCCAAAG GAAATGGAAGAATTTGTTCAGAGCTCAGGAGAACATGGCATTGTGGTATTTTCTCTCGGATCAATGGTCTACAACCTGACTGATGAAAAAAGTAATGTGATTGCCAGAGCGCTCAGCCAGCTTCCACAAAAG GTCCTTTGGAGgtacaaaggaaagaaaccagaaGCTCTGGGCTCCAACACCAGGACTTACGACTGGATACCCCAAAATGACCTGCTTG GCCATCCCTTGACGAAAGCCTTCATTACTCATGGTGGCACCAATGGGATCTATGAAGCTATCTACCATGGGATCCCGTTGGTTGGGATTCCCATGTTTGCTGACCAACATGACAACATTGCTCACATGAGGGCAAAGGGAGCTGCAGTTGAGCTGGATTTCGGCACACTGAAGACAGAGGACCTAGTTGATGCAGTGAATGCAGTCATTAACAATTCCTC ctacAAGGAAAATGCTTTAAGATTATCCAAGATACACCACGACCAGCCAACTAAGCCTCTGGACAGAGCTGTCTTCTGGATTGAATTTGTCATGCGTCACAAAGGAGCAAAGCACTTGAGACCAGCCGCTCACCATCTCACCTGGTACCAGTACCACTGCCTGGATGTTCTGGCATTCTTGTTCACCTGTGCAGCCATTGCTGTCTTCATTCTTGTGAAGTGCTGCCTATTTTGCTGTAGGAAACGTGGTAGaattgcaaaaagaaagaaagaatag
- the LOC106043979 gene encoding UDP-glucuronosyltransferase 2C1 isoform X1 translates to MMGQRFLWLLGAYTCCWSAGFCGKVVVWPTDASHWINIKVLLEELVLRGHEVTVLVPSSNLLINYEDTSSPFTFEVLQVPFSQENLNAVMEDFLNLWMNELPNLFPWEVMWRMIELIGSFSDMSKQTCDTLVTNPQLIAKLQQAKFDVLIADPLSVGGELVAQILEIPFVYTFRFSDGNVAERLCGGLPSPPSYVPASTVGMTDQMSFVERLRNFLFYLYTDLFFFKFWQDEWDGYYSNVLGRPTTLCETMGKAEIWLIRTYWDFEFPRPFLPNFEFVGGLHCQPAKPLPKEMEEFVQSSGEHGIVVFSLGSMVYNLTDEKSNVIARALSQLPQKVLWRYKGKKPEALGSNTRTYDWIPQNDLLGHPLTKAFITHGGTNGIYEAIYHGIPLVGIPMFADQHDNIAHMRAKGAAVELDFGTLKTEDLVDAVNAVINNSSYKENALRLSKIHHDQPTKPLDRAVFWIEFVMRHKGAKHLRPAAHHLTWYQYHCLDVLAFLFTCAAIAVFILVKCCLFCCRKRGRIAKRKKE, encoded by the exons ATGATGGGACAAAGGTTCCTCTGGCTGCTCGGGGCCTACACATGCTGCTGGAGTGCTGGCTTTTGTGGGAAGGTGGTGGTCTGGCCCACCGATGCAAGTCACTGGATCAACATCAAAGTGCTGCTGGAAGAGCTCGTTCTCCGGGGTCATGAAGTGACTGTGCTGGTACCATCAAGCAATCTGCTCATCAACTACGAAGACACCTCTTCACCTTTCACTTTTGAGGTCCTGCAAGTGCCCTTTTCCCAGGAGAACCTGAATGCTGTCATGGAGGACTTCCTCAATCTCTGGATGAATGAGCTTCCTAATCTGTTCCCCTGGGAGGTCATGTGGAGGATGATAGAGCTCATAGGCTCCTTTTCTGACATGTCAAAGCAGACCTGTGACACTTTGGTGACGAACCCTCAGCTGATTGCAAAGCTGCAGCAGGCCAAGTTTGATGTTCTGATCGCTGACCCTCTATCTGTAGGTGGGGAGCTTGTAGCACAAATACTGGAAATCCCTTTTGTCTACACCTTCCGCTTCTCTGACGGGAACGTGGCAGAGAGGCTGTGTGGTGGGCTCCCATCCCCACCTTCTTATGTGCCTGCTAGCACAGTGGGGATGACGGACCAGATGTCCTTTGTGGAGAGACTGCGGAACTTCCTCTTTTATCTTTACacggatttatttttcttcaagttttggCAAGATGAATGGGATGGGTACTACAGTAATGTCTTAG GAAGGCCCACAACTCTGTGTGAGACGATGGGGAAAGCAGAGATATGGTTAATCAGAACGTACTGGGATTTTGAATTTCCACGCCCTTTCCTGCCCAACTTTGAGTTCGTTGGAGGACTTCATTGCCAGCCTGCAAAGCCGTTGCCAAAG GAAATGGAAGAATTTGTTCAGAGCTCAGGAGAACATGGCATTGTGGTATTTTCTCTCGGATCAATGGTCTACAACCTGACTGATGAAAAAAGTAATGTGATTGCCAGAGCGCTCAGCCAGCTTCCACAAAAG GTCCTTTGGAGgtacaaaggaaagaaaccagaaGCTCTGGGCTCCAACACCAGGACTTACGACTGGATACCCCAAAATGACCTGCTTG GCCATCCCTTGACGAAAGCCTTCATTACTCATGGTGGCACCAATGGGATCTATGAAGCTATCTACCATGGGATCCCGTTGGTTGGGATTCCCATGTTTGCTGACCAACATGACAACATTGCTCACATGAGGGCAAAGGGAGCTGCAGTTGAGCTGGATTTCGGCACACTGAAGACAGAGGACCTAGTTGATGCAGTGAATGCAGTCATTAACAATTCCTC ctacAAGGAAAATGCTTTAAGATTATCCAAGATACACCACGACCAGCCAACTAAGCCTCTGGACAGAGCTGTCTTCTGGATTGAATTTGTCATGCGTCACAAAGGAGCAAAGCACTTGAGACCAGCCGCTCACCATCTCACCTGGTACCAGTACCACTGCCTGGATGTTCTGGCATTCTTGTTCACCTGTGCAGCCATTGCTGTCTTCATTCTTGTGAAGTGCTGCCTATTTTGCTGTAGGAAACGTGGTAGaattgcaaaaagaaagaaagaatag